The following proteins are co-located in the Amphiprion ocellaris isolate individual 3 ecotype Okinawa chromosome 7, ASM2253959v1, whole genome shotgun sequence genome:
- the LOC111566100 gene encoding uncharacterized protein LOC111566100 isoform X3: MLTMSADRWILLLALCFTRADSNDEHLYEDYHEDNQCETQKLKAPLGSSVFLPCSLSTSSQNWVTWTQGGKAELAKLSFEGRVKFLDPRHGRVKAFPNQVSEGNFSIRIDELNNSDLGSYRCIQGDYCQKVELLADSTLSTEMLLLISISAGVAALILLSVAGYFCCKKCVVPCHNKTQDNANNPVNAGIEGASAPPAPPAAVHGQQIGPDNNSLVYENDDQYFASAAPARHHGGHPGAMQNQPSQAPSGIYPNLSEFKMERVESQRTRMRFHIELINRLRHASLSRHYYVNQGELRKQQAMSTQAENHHRAGVGKKKAKEDGEYKNPIYNRSTDQLNHL; the protein is encoded by the exons ATGAGCACTTATACGAAGATTATCATGAGGATAATCAGTGTGAAACACAGAAACTCAAGGCTCCTCTTGGCTCGTCTGTGTTCCTACCGTGCAGCTTATCAACAAGTAGCCAAAACTGGGTGACATGGACCCAGGGTGGCAAGGCAGAGCTGGCAAAGCTCTCCTTTGAAGGGCGCGTCAAGTTCCTGGACCCCAGACATGGCAGAGTGAAAGCTTTTCCAAACCAGGTCTCAGAGGGAAATTTCTCCATCCGCATCGATGAGCTGAACAACTCTGACCTGGGCAGCTATCGCTGTATACAGGGAGATTACTGTCAAAAAGTGGAGTTGCTTGCTGACA GTACCCTGAGCACAGAGATGTTGCTACTGATTTCCATTAGTGCTGGGGTGGCTGCGCTCATCCTGCTAAGTGTTGCTGGATATTTCTGCTGCAAGAAATGTGTCG TGCCCTGCCACAACAAAACCCAAGACAATGCAAACAATCCTGTCAATGCAGGTATTGAGG GTGCCAGTGCTCCCcctgctcctccagcagcagtaCATGGACAGCAGATTG GACCAGACAATAACAGTCTTGTTTATG aaaacgaTGATCAGTACTTTGCCAGCGCTGCCCCCGCCAGACACCACGGTGGTCACCCTGGAGCTATGCAGAATCAGCCCAGTCAAGCACCCAGTGGGATTTACCCAAACCTGAGCGAGTTTAAGATGGAAAGAGTGGAAAGTCAGAGAACAAGAATGAGATTTCACATAG AACTCATCAACAGATTACGGCATGCAAGTCTTAGTCGACATTATTACG TTAATCAAGGTGAACTCAGGAAGCAACAAGCCATGTCGACACAGGCCGAGAATCATCACAGAG CAGGTGTCGGGAAGAAGAAAGCCAAAGAAG ACGGTGAATACAAAAACCCGATTTACAACAGGAGCACTGACCAGCTCAACCATCTGTAG
- the LOC111566100 gene encoding uncharacterized protein LOC111566100 isoform X2 → MLTMSADRWILLLALCFTRADSNDEHLYEDYHEDNQCETQKLKAPLGSSVFLPCSLSTSSQNWVTWTQGGKAELAKLSFEGRVKFLDPRHGRVKAFPNQVSEGNFSIRIDELNNSDLGSYRCIQGDYCQKVELLADSTLSTEMLLLISISAGVAALILLSVAGYFCCKKCVVPCHNKTQDNANNPVNAGIEAGASAPPAPPAAVHGQQIGPDNNSLVYENDDQYFASAAPARHHGGHPGAMQNQPSQAPSGIYPNLSEFKMERVESQRTRMRFHIELINRLRHASLSRHYYVNQGELRKQQAMSTQAENHHRGVGKKKAKEDGEYKNPIYNRSTDQLNHL, encoded by the exons ATGAGCACTTATACGAAGATTATCATGAGGATAATCAGTGTGAAACACAGAAACTCAAGGCTCCTCTTGGCTCGTCTGTGTTCCTACCGTGCAGCTTATCAACAAGTAGCCAAAACTGGGTGACATGGACCCAGGGTGGCAAGGCAGAGCTGGCAAAGCTCTCCTTTGAAGGGCGCGTCAAGTTCCTGGACCCCAGACATGGCAGAGTGAAAGCTTTTCCAAACCAGGTCTCAGAGGGAAATTTCTCCATCCGCATCGATGAGCTGAACAACTCTGACCTGGGCAGCTATCGCTGTATACAGGGAGATTACTGTCAAAAAGTGGAGTTGCTTGCTGACA GTACCCTGAGCACAGAGATGTTGCTACTGATTTCCATTAGTGCTGGGGTGGCTGCGCTCATCCTGCTAAGTGTTGCTGGATATTTCTGCTGCAAGAAATGTGTCG TGCCCTGCCACAACAAAACCCAAGACAATGCAAACAATCCTGTCAATGCAGGTATTGAGG CAGGTGCCAGTGCTCCCcctgctcctccagcagcagtaCATGGACAGCAGATTG GACCAGACAATAACAGTCTTGTTTATG aaaacgaTGATCAGTACTTTGCCAGCGCTGCCCCCGCCAGACACCACGGTGGTCACCCTGGAGCTATGCAGAATCAGCCCAGTCAAGCACCCAGTGGGATTTACCCAAACCTGAGCGAGTTTAAGATGGAAAGAGTGGAAAGTCAGAGAACAAGAATGAGATTTCACATAG AACTCATCAACAGATTACGGCATGCAAGTCTTAGTCGACATTATTACG TTAATCAAGGTGAACTCAGGAAGCAACAAGCCATGTCGACACAGGCCGAGAATCATCACAGAG GTGTCGGGAAGAAGAAAGCCAAAGAAG ACGGTGAATACAAAAACCCGATTTACAACAGGAGCACTGACCAGCTCAACCATCTGTAG
- the LOC111566100 gene encoding uncharacterized protein LOC111566100 isoform X1: MLTMSADRWILLLALCFTRADSNDEHLYEDYHEDNQCETQKLKAPLGSSVFLPCSLSTSSQNWVTWTQGGKAELAKLSFEGRVKFLDPRHGRVKAFPNQVSEGNFSIRIDELNNSDLGSYRCIQGDYCQKVELLADSTLSTEMLLLISISAGVAALILLSVAGYFCCKKCVVPCHNKTQDNANNPVNAGIEAGASAPPAPPAAVHGQQIGPDNNSLVYENDDQYFASAAPARHHGGHPGAMQNQPSQAPSGIYPNLSEFKMERVESQRTRMRFHIELINRLRHASLSRHYYVNQGELRKQQAMSTQAENHHRAGVGKKKAKEDGEYKNPIYNRSTDQLNHL; encoded by the exons ATGAGCACTTATACGAAGATTATCATGAGGATAATCAGTGTGAAACACAGAAACTCAAGGCTCCTCTTGGCTCGTCTGTGTTCCTACCGTGCAGCTTATCAACAAGTAGCCAAAACTGGGTGACATGGACCCAGGGTGGCAAGGCAGAGCTGGCAAAGCTCTCCTTTGAAGGGCGCGTCAAGTTCCTGGACCCCAGACATGGCAGAGTGAAAGCTTTTCCAAACCAGGTCTCAGAGGGAAATTTCTCCATCCGCATCGATGAGCTGAACAACTCTGACCTGGGCAGCTATCGCTGTATACAGGGAGATTACTGTCAAAAAGTGGAGTTGCTTGCTGACA GTACCCTGAGCACAGAGATGTTGCTACTGATTTCCATTAGTGCTGGGGTGGCTGCGCTCATCCTGCTAAGTGTTGCTGGATATTTCTGCTGCAAGAAATGTGTCG TGCCCTGCCACAACAAAACCCAAGACAATGCAAACAATCCTGTCAATGCAGGTATTGAGG CAGGTGCCAGTGCTCCCcctgctcctccagcagcagtaCATGGACAGCAGATTG GACCAGACAATAACAGTCTTGTTTATG aaaacgaTGATCAGTACTTTGCCAGCGCTGCCCCCGCCAGACACCACGGTGGTCACCCTGGAGCTATGCAGAATCAGCCCAGTCAAGCACCCAGTGGGATTTACCCAAACCTGAGCGAGTTTAAGATGGAAAGAGTGGAAAGTCAGAGAACAAGAATGAGATTTCACATAG AACTCATCAACAGATTACGGCATGCAAGTCTTAGTCGACATTATTACG TTAATCAAGGTGAACTCAGGAAGCAACAAGCCATGTCGACACAGGCCGAGAATCATCACAGAG CAGGTGTCGGGAAGAAGAAAGCCAAAGAAG ACGGTGAATACAAAAACCCGATTTACAACAGGAGCACTGACCAGCTCAACCATCTGTAG
- the LOC111566099 gene encoding zona pellucida sperm-binding protein 4-like: MRSSCSTCHDESQQPKMRTCVPDLILVTFTSLSLLFLTCKVQSASKQPKVTFYNTFSNDMLVCHEEFMSVYIPKVEFPDLPFSIYVQDESSRYYQAIAIAKMCHYYLGETDTYAVLTVSFHGCFVRRKRYTTSLTVVIAALADGSKLEIVKSIPLICERKMKEANQIFLPRLPGQYFCSKDGFNITIPRSTTIPPLNLDAVWIPSGHNHNCKPQKRSNDTVTFSFPFTDCGTQAMISDGNITYQIKIEVKRNPRRSSIRRDTPFHLTVQCSFVLTRMTQLGFTVQQKQLEYPSTLRSKGTLRTEMRFAKDSSYRSFHSSGDTPTVVELGQPVYVEVFVVKHEDRDLVLQLEDCWATPTEDPHDPQRWKLLVKGCPYTGDSQRTVVLPVSSNELPYPSLHKWFEVKMFVFVSPRTFKNLVYFHCDVEICKRPDCLHPCSNRKRALRVTPGPGRRTFNRVVSGGPLCFLL, encoded by the exons ATgagaagcagctgctccacGTGTCACGATGAGTCTCAGCAACCAAAAATGAGGACGTGTGTTCCAGACCTTATTTTGGTGACATTTACTTCTCTGTCACTGCTTTTCCTGACATGTAAAGTCCAGTCTGCTTCAAAACAACCTAAAGTGACATTTTATAACACTTTCAGCAATGATATGTTGGTCTGCCATGAAGAGTTCATGTCTGTTTACATACCAAAAGTGGAATTTCCCGATCTTCCTTTCTCCATTTATGTCCAAG ATGAAAGCAGCAGATATTACCAAGCCATTGCTATAGCAAAAATGTGCCATTACTACCTTGGAGAGACTGACACCTATGCTGTCTTAACAGTGTCTTTCCATGGATGTTTCGTGAGAAGAAAA AGATATACGACGAGTCTGACTGTGGTCATTGCGGCGCTTGCAGACGGGAGCAAACTTGAAATTGTCAAGTCAATACCTCTAATCTGTGAAAGGAAAATGAAAG AGGCAAACCAAATTTTTCTTCCACGGTTACCTGGGCAATATTTCTGCAGCAAAGATGGGTTCAACATTACAATCCCCAGGAGCACCACAATCCCACCTCTGAACCTGGATGCGGTCTGGATCCCTTCTGGccacaaccacaactgcaaaCCTCAAAAAAGATCCAATGATACTGTCACGTTCAGCTTTCCATTCACTGACTGTGGCACCCAGGCCAtg ATTTCAGATGGGAATATTACGTACCAGATCAAGATTGAGGTGAAACGAAATCCCCGGAGATCTTCCATACGTCGTGACACTCCTTTCca TCTTACTGTGCAGTGTAGCTTTGTACTGACTCGAATGACTCAACTGGGCTTCACGGTTCAACAAAAACAGTTGGAGTACCCGTCGACACTGAGGAGCAAAGGAACACTGAGGACTGAAATGAGGTTTGCCAAAG ATTCCTCTTACAGGTCCTTCCATTCCTCAGGTGACACTCCAACAGTAGTGGAACTTGGCCAGCCTGTATATGTGGAGGTGTTTGTGGTCAAACATGAGGACAGGGACTTGGTGCTGCAGCTGGAGGACTGCTGGGCGACGCCGACTGAGGACCCGCATGACCCGCAAAGATGGAAGCTGCTTGTTAAAGG GTGCCCTTACACTGGTGATAGCCAAAGAACTGTTGTGCTGCCAGTCTCCAGTAATGAGCTGCCATATCCCTCCCTTCACAAATGGTTTGAGGTGAAGATGTTCGTATTTGTGTCGCCACGGACATTTAAAAACCTG GTGTATTTCCACtgtgatgtagagatctgtaaAAGACCAGATTGCTTACATCCCTGCAGCAATC